ACTAAAAGTAAAAGATCTTCAAGCTGTTCAACAATATTTATTACGTGAAGTTCAAAAAGTTTACCGTATGCAAGGGGTAGAAATTGGAGATAAGCACGTAGAGGTTATGGTAAGACAAATGTTACGCAAAGTCCGTGTCATGGATGCTGGTGATACAGATGTACTACCAGGTACACTCCTTGATGTTCATCAGTTCACTGATGCTAACAAACAAGTGTTGTTAGATGGTAAACGCCCTGCAACTGGACGTCCAGTATTGCTTGGTATTACAAAAGCATCTCTTGAAACTGACTCCTTCTTATCTGCCGCATCATTCCAAGAAACAACTAGAGTTCTTACTGATGCAGCGATTAAAGGAAAACGTGATGAATTACTAGGACTTAAAGAAAATGTAATTATTGGTAAACTTGTTCCTGCTGGTACTGGTATGACAAGATATCGTCAAACGGAACCAATTGCTAAAGTCGAGCAAGTTGAAGAAGTAGTATCAGTAGATTAATGATTATAACTCCATCATTGGGGGGGTAATCCCCCAATGATTTTTAATGGAATTTATTAAATATAATCCTTAAAAGCAGTAAAGAAATGGATGAATAAAGTTTTTTTTGATGATTGTTGACATCCGTCTCGCGCAATGTTACTATATTCAAGGTGTTCCAATCTTAAACCTGTTGCTTTGGAGGATATAAGCTTATGTCTTATGATAAAGTATCACAGGCAAATGAAATCATTGTTGGTACTAAGCAATCAGTCAAAGCTCTTATGAATAATGAAGTTAAAGAGATCATTATAGCAGAAGATGCTGATTATAGAATTATCCAAAAGGTTATTCAAACAGCAGAAACTCAAAAAGTCCCTTTAACAACAGTTTCATCTATGAAAAAGCTTGGAAAAGCTTGTGGAATAGAAGTGGGAGCTGCAGCTGTAGCTATAATCCGGTAAAATAGATGTTTTTGCAGATTAATAATTGCAGAAACTTTGTTTTTGCCTAAATATGAACCACCTGGATGTGTGGTATTAAAAAGTGAAGGGAGGAAAACGAAAATGCCTACTATTAATCAATTAGTGCGTAAAGGTCGCGTAAGCAAAGTAGAGAAATCTAAATCACCTGCATTAAACAAAGGTTACAACAGCTTCAAAAAAGAGCAAACTAACGTATCTTCACCTCAAAAACGTGGTGTATGTACTCGTGTAGGTACGATGACGCCGAAGAAACCTAACTCAGCGCTTCGTAAATATGCTCGTGTTCGTTTAACAAACGGAATTGAAGTAACAGCATACATTCCTGGTATTGGCCACAACTTACAAGAGCACAGTGTTGTTCTTATCCGTGGTGGACGTGTAAAAGATTTACCGGGGGTACGTTATCACATTGTTCGTGGTGCGTTAGATACTGCTGGTGTTGATGGACGTATGCAAGGCCGTTCTAAATACGGTACAAAACGTCCAAAAGCTGCTAAAAAATAATGTTATAAGACATTAAGAATATAAAACTTAGATGAAGGGAGGACATAACATGCCACGTAAAGGTCCTGTAGCAAAAAGAGATGTGTTACCAGATCCAATTTACAATTCAAAGCTTGTTACACGTTTAGTAAACAGAATTATGATCGACGGGAAAAGAGGTAAAGCACAATCTGTACTTTACAATGCTTTCGATTTAATTAAAGAACGTTCAGGTAATGATGCAATGGAAGTGTTTGAACAAGCACTTAAAAACATCATGCCAGTTCTTGAAGTTAAAGCTCGTCGTGTTGGTGGTGCTAACTACCAAGTACCTGTAGAAGTACGTCCAGATCGTCGTACAACTTTAGGTTTACGTTGGTTAGTAAACTACGCACGTCTTCGTGGAGAAAAAACGATGGAAGAGCGTTTAGCTAACGAAATTCTAGATGCTGCTAACAACACTGGTGCAGCAGTTAAGAAACGTGAAGATACTCATAAGATGGCTGAAGCAAATAAAGCATTTGCTCACTATCGTTGGTAATCAATACAATTTAATCAAACTAAATTTCCTATAAGGAAGGAGAAATTACCCAATGGCAAGAGAGTTCTCCTTAAAGAATACTCGTAATATCGGAATCATGGCTCATATTGATGCTGGTAAAACAACGACAACTGAGCGTGTTCTTTATTACACTGGACGTATCCACAAAATCGGTGAAACTCATGAAGGTGCATCTCAGATGGACTGGATGGAGCAAGAACAAGAACGTGGAATCACGATTACTTCTGCGGCGACAACTGCGTCGTGGAAAGGTCATCGTGTAAACATCATCGATACACCAGGACACGTAGACTTCACTGTTGAAGTTGAACGTTCTTTACGTGTACTTGATGGTGCGGTAGCAGTTCTTGATGCTCAATCAGGTGTTGAACCACAAACTGAAACAGTATGGCGTCAAGCAACAACATATGGCGTACCACGTGTTGTGTTCGTTAATAAAATGGACAAAATTGGTGCTGACTTCTTATACTCTGTTTCAACTCTACATGATCGTCTTCAAGCGAATGCTCACCCAATTCAATTACCAATTGGTGCTGAGGATCAATTTGAAGGTATTATCGACCTTGTAGAAATGAAGGCTACATTCTATGGTAATGATTTAGGAACTGATATCGTTGATAAAGAAATTCCTGAGGAATACCAAGAACAAGCTGAAGAATACCGTGAAAAGTTAGTTGAAGCAGTTGCAGAACTTGATGAAGACTTAATGGAGAGATACCTTGGTGGAGAAGAAATCTCTAACGATGAGCTAAAAGCAGCAATTCGTAAAGGTACTTTAAATGTAGAATTCTACCCAGTAATCTGTGGATCTGCATTCAAAAACAAAGGTGTTCAAAAAATGTTAGACGCAGTTATCGACTATCTTCCAGCTCCAATTGATGTAGCTGCAATTAAAGGTATCATTCCTGATACTGAAGAAGAAGTAACTCGCGAATCTAGCGATGAAGGCCCATTCGCTGCATTAGCTTTCAAAGTAATGACAGATCCTTACGTTGGGAAACTTACATTCTTCCGTGTTTACTCTGGTACTCTAAGTTCTGGATCTTATATCCAAAACTCTACTAAAGGTAAACGTGAGCGTGTAGGTCGTATCCTTCAAATGCACGCAAACAGCCGTGAGGAAATCTCTGAGGTTTACTCTGGTGATATTGCTGCAGCTGTAGGTTTAAAAGATACAACAACTGGTGACACTTTATGTGACGAGAAAAACCTTGTTATCTTAGAGTCTATGCAATTCCCTGAGCCAGTTATTCAACTTTCTGTTGAACCAAAATCTAAAGCAGACCAAGATAAAATGACTACTGCTTTACAAAAACTTCAAGAAGAAGATCCAACATTCCGTGCTCATACTGACCCAGAAACTGGTCAAACAATCATTGCGGGTATGGGTGAACTTCACCTAGATATCCTGGTTGATCGTATGAAACGTGAATTCAAAGTAGAAGCTAATGTTGGTGCACCTCAGGTTGCTTATCGTGAAACTTTCCGTCAAGGAGCAAAAGTTGAAGGGAAATTTGCACGTCAATCTGGTGGTCGTGGTCAATTCGGACACGTTTGGATCGAGTTCGAACCAAACGAAGAAGGTAAAGGCTTCGAATTTGAAAACAAAATCGTTGGTGGGGTAGTTCCACGTGAATACGTTCCTGCAGTTCAAGCTGGTCTTGAAGATGCAATGCAGAACGGTGTTCTTGCTGGTTTCCCATTAGTTGATGTAAAAGCTGCTTTAGTAGATGGATCTTACCATGACGTTGACTCAAGTGAGATGGCGTTCAAGATCGCAGCATCTTTAGCACTTAAAAATGCTGTATCAAAATGTAGCCCAGTAATCCTAGAGCCAGTTATGAAGGTAGAAGTTGTAATTCCAGAAGAATACATGGGAGATATCATGGGAGGAGTTACTTCTCGCCGTGGACGTGTAGAAGGTATGGAAGCTCGTGGTAATGCTCAAGTAGTACGTGCTATGGTTCCACTATCTGAAATGTTTGGTTATGCAACTTCATTACGTTCTAACACTCAAGGACGTGGTGTATTCACAATGCACTTTGATCACTATGAAGAAGTTCCAAAATCAATTTCTGAAGAAATTATCAAAAAAAATAAAGGTGAGTAATTGATTTTACCCCCTTTTATGAAGTATAACTACTTATGTGAGAACAGAAAGTGATGTTTCACTTTCTGTTACATATATCCCAAAAAAAAATAGAACTCTAAGGAGGATTTTTAGAATGGCTAAAGAAAAATTCGACCGTTCCAAAACGCATGCTAATATCGGTACAATCGGACACGTTGACCATGGTAAAACAACTTTAACAGCTGCAATCACTACTGTACTTGCTAAGCGCAGTGGTAAAGGTGCAGCGATGGCATATGATATGATCGATGCTGCTCCTGAAGAGCGTGAGCGTGGAATCACTATCTCAACTGCACACGTTGAGTATGAAACTGAAACTCGTCACTATGCACACGTTGACTGCCCAGGACATGCTGACTATGTTAAAAACATGATCACTGGTGCTGCTCAAATGGACGGTGGGATCCTAGTAGTATCTGCTGCTGACGGCCCAATGCCACAAACTCGTGAGCACATCTTATTATCTCGTCAAGTAGGTGTACCTTACCTTGTTGTATTCTTAAACAAATGTGACATGGTTGATGACGAAGAGTTATTAGAACTAGTTGAAATGGAAGTTCGTGACTTACTTTCTGAGTACGATTTCCCAGGTGACGATGTACCTGTAATCAAAGGTTCTGCTCTTAAAGCACTTGAAGGTGAAGCTGAGTGGGAAGAAAAAATCGTTGAACTTATGAACGCTGTTGATGAGTACATCCCAACTCCAGAACGTGACACTGACAAGCCATTCATGATGCCAGTAGAGGACGTATTCTCTATCACTGGTCGTGGAACAGTTGCTACAGGTCGTGTTGAGCGTGGACAAGTTAAAGTTGGTGACGTAATCGACATCATCGGTTTAACTGAAGAGCCAAAATCAACTACTGTAACAGGTGTTGAAATGTTCCGTAAGCTTCTTGATTATGCTGAAGCTGGTGACAACATCGGTGCACTTCTTCGTGGGGTTGCTCGTGATGATGTTCAACGTGGTCAAGTACTTGCTAAACCAGGTACAATCACTCCACACACTAACTTCAAAGCAGAAGTTTATGTATTATCAAAAGAAGAAGGTGGACGTCACACTCCATTCTTCACTAACTACCGTCCTCAGTTCTACTTCCGTACAACTGACGTAACTGGTATCTGCCAACTTCCTGAAGGTATCGAAATGGTTATGCCTGGGGATAACGTTGAAATGACAGTTGAGCTTATTGCTCCAATCGCGATTGAAGAAGGAACTAAATTCTCAATCCGTGAAGGTGGACGTACAGTAGGCGCTGGCGTTGTAGCTTCTATCCAATCTTAATTTGTAATTGATAAAAGGCGAGCATATATTGCTCGTCTTTTTTTGTATATAAATTTAAACACTAATGTGAATGGAGTTTATAAATTCGATGAAACTCCAAATGATGGCTAATTGTAGAAAAATAACTTTCTTAAAGAGAATGATGAACAAAGGAGGTGAAAATGAAGAGAGAATTGGTCTTCATAAGGAGAATGAAGAACAAAGGAGGTGAAGATGAAGAAAGAGATGGTCTTCATAAAGGGAATGAAGACCAAAGATGATAATAATGAAGAGAGAAATGGTCTTCATAAAGAGAATGAAGACCAAAGATGATAATAATGAAGAGAGAAATGGTCTTCATAAAGAGAATGAAGACCAAAGATGATAATAATGAAGAGAGAAATGGTCTTCATAAAGGGAATGAAGACCAAAGATGATAATAATGAAGAGAGAAATGGTCTTCATAAAGGGAATGAAGACCAAAGATGATAATAATGAAGAGAGAAATGGTCTTCATAAGGAGAATGAAGACCAAAGGTGATAATAATGAAGAGAGAAATGCTCTTCATAAGATGGATGAAGAGCAAACATATTGTTAATGAAGAAAGAGATGATCCTTATTACCAATATGAAGCAAGAACGAGGTTATATTTATATGAGAATTGAACTCATAAGAGCACTCACTTCTCTATAAAAATAACACCAAGACAATCAAGCTGCTCAAATCCTATAAAAATATGATAAGATACTTCTCTTGACACCCAGTTCATCAATTTCGATTGCCATAAATAAACCACAATCATAAATCTCGTATTATACCTTTTCAGTAATAAGCACGAGTACCTACAAAAAATGCATACATCTAATATTCCTTGGTACTTCGATAAATGAATTAATTCTATTTCTACTATATAAATAAGTTTTCTCTTAAGTCGTATCTGATTATTGAGACATAAATTAGACTGAATAATGATCATCTTAATAAGATCTTTCTTTTAAAAAAGATTATTTCACTTACATTTCTAATACATGAATAATAAACCAACAATGATATCCTTGATATCTTTATACATTCTATGTATAATATGAAAAGTGCTCAAGAAACTAGGTATTTTAAATAGTTCTTGCATCTAACATAAGTTTTATGTATAATAGACAATGTTGGTCTTTGACTGCGATGAAGCAGGAGGTTGCCGATACACACGGCCGCTTTGCCATGGCGTGTGTAGGGAAAATTCTTGCGGAGAAAATGTCTATTTTAAAAGTAGGCGAAAAGGAGGGAAAATAATGGCAAAACAAAAGATTCGTATCCGTTTAAAAGCTTATGATCACAGAATTCTTGATCAATCTGCAGAGAAAATTGTGGAAACTGCAAAACGTTCTGGTGCAAATGTTTCTGGTCCAATTCCGTTACCAACAGAAAGATCAGTATACACAATCCTACGTGCAGTTCATAAATACAAAGATTCTCGTGAGCAATTCGAAATGCGTACGCATAAGCGTTTAATTGATATCATCAGCCCAACACCACAAACAGTTGATGCTTTAATGCGTCTTGACTTACCGTCAGGTGTTGATATTGAAATCAAATTATAATTTTTTAAAATAAATGATTGATAATTTATAGGAGGTGTGACTCATGACCAAAGGAATCTTAGGAAGAAAAGTCGGTATGACGCAAGTATTTGCTGAAAACGGTGATTTAATTCCGGTAACTGTTATCGAAGCTACTCCAAACGTGGTTCTTCAAAAGAAATCTGTTGATACTGATGGATACAACGCGGTTCAATTAGGATTTGAAGATAAACGTGAAAAGCTTTCTAACAAACCAGAAAAAGGACACGTTGCAAAAGCTAATACTGCACCTAAGCGCTTCGTTAAAGAACTTCGTGAAGCTAGCTTAGAGCAAATCGAAGTAGGTCAAGAAGTCAAAGTTGATATTTTCACAGCAGGTGAAATCGTAGATGTAACAGGAGTTTCTAAAGGGAAAGGTTTCCAAGGCTCTATTAAACGCCACGGACAATCTCGTGGACCAATGTCCCACGGTTCTCGTTACCATCGTCGTCCAGGTTCAATGGGACCTGTAGCACCTAACCGTGTATTCAAAAACAAACTATTACCAGGTCGTATGGGTGGAGAGCGTATTACTGTTCAAAACTTAGAGATCGTTAGAGTAGATGCAGAACGCAATCTATTATTAATCAAAGGTAATGTACCAGGACCTAAAAAAGCACTTATCACTGTGAAAAGCGCAGTTAAATCTAAATAATTTCTTTAAGAAAGGAGGAATTGGGTAATGCCTAAAGTAGCATTATTAAACCAAACTGGATCAAACGTTGGAGAAATCGAACTTAATGATTCTGTATTTGGTATCGAACCTAATCAGCATGTATTATTTGAAGCGGTTATCATGCAAAGAGCTTCCTTACGTCAAGGATCTCACAAAGTAAAAAATCGTTCTGAAGTAGCAGGCGGAGGACGCAAACCTTGGCGTCAAAAGGGTACTGGACGTGCTCGTCAAGGATCTATTCGCTCTCCACAATGGCGCGGTGGTGGTATTGTATTTGGACCAACTCCACGTTCATATGCTTATAAATTACCTAAAAAAGTTCGCCGTTTAGCAATCAAATCAGCTTTATCATCAAAAGTAGTTGACAACGATATCGTTGTTTTAGAGGATTTAGCACTTAACGCACCAAAAACAAAAGAAATGGCTTCTGTTCTTAAAGGTCTTTCTGTTGAAAGAAAAGCGTTAATTGTAACAGCTGACAACAATGAAAACATTGCATTATCAGCTCGTAACATCCCTGGAGTAACAGTTGTTACTGCGAGTGGTGTAAATGTACTTGATGTACTTAACCACGATAAGCTTATTATGACGAAAGCTGCGGTGCAAAAAGTAGAGGAGGTACTTGCATAATGAAAGATCCTCGTGATATTATTAAGCGCCCCGTAATCACTGAACGTTCAACAGATCTTATGACTGAGAAAAAATATACGTTTGAAGTAGATGTTAAGGCTAATAAAACTGAAGTTAAAGATGCGATCGAATCAATCTTTGGCGTAAAAGTTGAAAAAGTAAACATCATGAACTACAAAGGTAAATTAAAGCGTGTTGGTCGTTACAGCGGTTTAACTAACCGTCGTCGTAAAGCGATCATCAAGCTTACTGCAGATAGCAAAGAAATCGAATTATTCGAAGTATAATTTCAATAGAAAAGGAGGGATATCGATATGGCGATTAAAAAATATAAACCAACCTCAAACGGTCGTCGTGGAATGACAGTATCGGATTTTGCTGAAATCACGACAGATCAACCAGAAAAATCGTTACTTGCACCTTTACACAAAAAAGGTGGACGTAATAACCAAGGTAAATTAACAGTTCGTCACCAAGGTGGTGGACACAAACGCCAATATCGTGTGATTGATTTCAAACGCGACAAAGATGGTATACCAGGACGCGTTGCTACAATCGAGTACGATCCAAATCGTTCTGCTAACATCGCACTAATCAACTATGTTGATGGTGAGAAAAGATACATCCTTGCACCTAAGAATTTAAAAGTAGGTCTAGAGATTATGTCTGGTCCTGAAGCAGATATTAAAGTAGGTAATGCACTACCATTACTTAACATTCCTGTAGGTACAGTAGTACACAACATCGAATTAAAACCTGGTAAAGGTGGTCAATTAGTTCGTTCTGCAGGTACCTCTGCTCAAGTATTAGGTAAAGAAGGTAAATACGTACTTGTACGTTTAAACTCTGGTGAAGTTCGTATGATTCTTGCTACTTGCCGTGCAACTGTAGGTCAAGTAGGAAACGAGCAACATGAACTTATCAACATTGGTAAAGCAGGTCGTTCACGTTGGTTAGGCAAACGTCCTACTGTTCGTGGATCTGTAATGAACCCTAACGATCACCCACACGGTGGTGGTGAAGGACGCGCTCCAATCGGACGTAAATCACCAATGTCTCCATGGGGTAAACCAACACTTGGAGCTAAGACTCGTAAGAAGAAGAACAAATCAGATAAATTTATCGTGCGTCGCCGTAAAAAATAACGTGATTGAACTACGGTTCAATCGAACCGTAGCACGATCGCGAAGGGAGGTACAATCATGGGCCGTAGCTTAAAAAAGGGACCATTCGTTGATGATCATTTAATCAACAAAGTTGAGAAATTAAATGAAACTGAGAAAAAGCAAGTTATTAAAACTTGGTCACGTCGTTCTACAATTTTCCCACAATTTATTGGTCACACTATCGCTGTTTATGATGGTCGTAAACATGTTCCTGTATATGTAACTGAGGATATGGTAGGTCATAAACTAGGTGAGTTCGCACCTACACGTACTTACAAAGGTCATGCTAGTGATGACAAAAAAACAAGACGTTAATGAGAGGAGGCATTTAAATGCAACAATCTAAAGCTGTCGCAAGAACAGTTCGTATTGCTCCTCGTAAAGCTCGTTTAGTTTTAGATCTTATTCGAGGTAAGCAAATAGGTGAAGCAGTAGCGATTTTAAACCACACGCCAAAGGCTGCTTCTCCAATCATAGAGAAAGTATTAAAATCGGCAGTGGCTAACGCTGAACATAACTATGAAATGGACATTAATAGCTTAGTTGTAACAGAAGCTTATGCAAACGAAGGTCCAACTCTTAAACGTTTCCGTCCACGTGCTATGGGTCGCGCAAGTGCAATCAACAAACGCACAAGCCACATCACAATCATCTTAACAGAAAAGAAGGAGGGATAATCAGTGGGTCAAAAGGTAAATCCAGTCGGTCTTCGTATCGGAGTTATTCGTGATTGGGAGTCAAAATGGTTCGCAGGAAAAGACTACTCAACTCTTTTACATGAAGATATTAAAATTCGTGAATATGTTACTAAACGTCTTAGCGATGCATCTGTTTCTAAAATTGAGATCGAGCGTGCTGCTAACCGTGTAAACATTACAATCCACACTGCTAAGCCAGGTATGGTAATCGGTAAAGGTGGTACTGAAGTTGAAGCACTTCGTAAAGCACTTAACCAATTAACTGGCAAACGTGTACACATCAACATTCTTGAAATCAAAAAAGCTGATTTAGATGCTAAATTAGTTGCTGAAAATATTGCACGTCAATTAGAAAACCGTATTTCTTTCCGTCGTGCACAAAAACAAACAATTCAACGTGCTATGCGTGCTGGTGCTCAAGGTATCAAAACACAAGTATCTGGTCGTTTAGGTGGAGCAGATATCGCACGTGCTGAACACTATAGCGAAGGAACAGTTCCACTACACACACTTCGTGCTGATATCGATTATGGAACAGCTGAAGCTGATACAACTTACGGTAAATTAGGCGTAAAAGTTTGGATCTATCGTGGAGAGGTTCTTCCTACTAAGAAGAAAACTGAGGAAGGAGGAAAATAATATGTTATTGCCAAAACGCGTAAAATATCGCAGAGAGCACCGTGGAAAAATGCGCGGTCGTGCTAAAGGCGGTACTGAAGTACATTTCGGTGAGTTCGGAATTCAAGCTCTTGAAGCTTCTTGGATCACAAATCGTCAAATCGAAGCTGCTCGTATTGCGATGACACGTTATATGAAACGTGGCGGAAAAGTTTGGATTAAAATCTTCCCTTCTAAGCCTTATACTGCAAAACCTTTAGAGGTACGTATGGGATCTGGTAAAGGTGCTCCAGAAGGTTGGGTAGCTGTTGTAAAACCAGGTAAAGTTATGTTTGAAATCTCAGGTGTAACTGAAGAGGTAGCACGTGAAGCTTTACGTTTAGCTTCTCACAAATTACCGATTAAAACGAAGTTTGTAAAACGTGAAGAAATTGGTGGTGAATCAAATGAAAGCTAATGAAATTCGTGACCTTACCACTGCTGAAATTGAACAAAAAGTAAAGTCTCTTAAAGAAGAGTTATTTAATCTTCGCTTTCAATTAGCGACAGGACAATTAGAAAACACTGCTCGCATCCGTGAAGTTCGTAAATCGATCGCTCGTATGAAAACTGTTATCCGTGAAAGAGAGCTTGCTGCTAATAATCGTTAATAAGAGAGGAGGTTTACTGAATGAGTGAACGTAACCAACGTAAAGTTTATACTGGTCGTGTTGTTTCTGACAAAATGGATAAAACTATCACTGTTCTTGTTGAAACATACAAAACACACCCATTATACGGTAA
This genomic stretch from Metabacillus sp. B2-18 harbors:
- the tuf gene encoding elongation factor Tu, whose product is MAKEKFDRSKTHANIGTIGHVDHGKTTLTAAITTVLAKRSGKGAAMAYDMIDAAPEERERGITISTAHVEYETETRHYAHVDCPGHADYVKNMITGAAQMDGGILVVSAADGPMPQTREHILLSRQVGVPYLVVFLNKCDMVDDEELLELVEMEVRDLLSEYDFPGDDVPVIKGSALKALEGEAEWEEKIVELMNAVDEYIPTPERDTDKPFMMPVEDVFSITGRGTVATGRVERGQVKVGDVIDIIGLTEEPKSTTVTGVEMFRKLLDYAEAGDNIGALLRGVARDDVQRGQVLAKPGTITPHTNFKAEVYVLSKEEGGRHTPFFTNYRPQFYFRTTDVTGICQLPEGIEMVMPGDNVEMTVELIAPIAIEEGTKFSIREGGRTVGAGVVASIQS
- the rpsL gene encoding 30S ribosomal protein S12 yields the protein MPTINQLVRKGRVSKVEKSKSPALNKGYNSFKKEQTNVSSPQKRGVCTRVGTMTPKKPNSALRKYARVRLTNGIEVTAYIPGIGHNLQEHSVVLIRGGRVKDLPGVRYHIVRGALDTAGVDGRMQGRSKYGTKRPKAAKK
- the rpsS gene encoding 30S ribosomal protein S19 is translated as MGRSLKKGPFVDDHLINKVEKLNETEKKQVIKTWSRRSTIFPQFIGHTIAVYDGRKHVPVYVTEDMVGHKLGEFAPTRTYKGHASDDKKTRR
- the fusA gene encoding elongation factor G, which gives rise to MAREFSLKNTRNIGIMAHIDAGKTTTTERVLYYTGRIHKIGETHEGASQMDWMEQEQERGITITSAATTASWKGHRVNIIDTPGHVDFTVEVERSLRVLDGAVAVLDAQSGVEPQTETVWRQATTYGVPRVVFVNKMDKIGADFLYSVSTLHDRLQANAHPIQLPIGAEDQFEGIIDLVEMKATFYGNDLGTDIVDKEIPEEYQEQAEEYREKLVEAVAELDEDLMERYLGGEEISNDELKAAIRKGTLNVEFYPVICGSAFKNKGVQKMLDAVIDYLPAPIDVAAIKGIIPDTEEEVTRESSDEGPFAALAFKVMTDPYVGKLTFFRVYSGTLSSGSYIQNSTKGKRERVGRILQMHANSREEISEVYSGDIAAAVGLKDTTTGDTLCDEKNLVILESMQFPEPVIQLSVEPKSKADQDKMTTALQKLQEEDPTFRAHTDPETGQTIIAGMGELHLDILVDRMKREFKVEANVGAPQVAYRETFRQGAKVEGKFARQSGGRGQFGHVWIEFEPNEEGKGFEFENKIVGGVVPREYVPAVQAGLEDAMQNGVLAGFPLVDVKAALVDGSYHDVDSSEMAFKIAASLALKNAVSKCSPVILEPVMKVEVVIPEEYMGDIMGGVTSRRGRVEGMEARGNAQVVRAMVPLSEMFGYATSLRSNTQGRGVFTMHFDHYEEVPKSISEEIIKKNKGE
- the rplP gene encoding 50S ribosomal protein L16, translated to MLLPKRVKYRREHRGKMRGRAKGGTEVHFGEFGIQALEASWITNRQIEAARIAMTRYMKRGGKVWIKIFPSKPYTAKPLEVRMGSGKGAPEGWVAVVKPGKVMFEISGVTEEVAREALRLASHKLPIKTKFVKREEIGGESNES
- the rplV gene encoding 50S ribosomal protein L22 — protein: MQQSKAVARTVRIAPRKARLVLDLIRGKQIGEAVAILNHTPKAASPIIEKVLKSAVANAEHNYEMDINSLVVTEAYANEGPTLKRFRPRAMGRASAINKRTSHITIILTEKKEG
- the rplD gene encoding 50S ribosomal protein L4 — its product is MPKVALLNQTGSNVGEIELNDSVFGIEPNQHVLFEAVIMQRASLRQGSHKVKNRSEVAGGGRKPWRQKGTGRARQGSIRSPQWRGGGIVFGPTPRSYAYKLPKKVRRLAIKSALSSKVVDNDIVVLEDLALNAPKTKEMASVLKGLSVERKALIVTADNNENIALSARNIPGVTVVTASGVNVLDVLNHDKLIMTKAAVQKVEEVLA
- the rplW gene encoding 50S ribosomal protein L23, whose product is MKDPRDIIKRPVITERSTDLMTEKKYTFEVDVKANKTEVKDAIESIFGVKVEKVNIMNYKGKLKRVGRYSGLTNRRRKAIIKLTADSKEIELFEV
- the rpsC gene encoding 30S ribosomal protein S3 translates to MGQKVNPVGLRIGVIRDWESKWFAGKDYSTLLHEDIKIREYVTKRLSDASVSKIEIERAANRVNITIHTAKPGMVIGKGGTEVEALRKALNQLTGKRVHINILEIKKADLDAKLVAENIARQLENRISFRRAQKQTIQRAMRAGAQGIKTQVSGRLGGADIARAEHYSEGTVPLHTLRADIDYGTAEADTTYGKLGVKVWIYRGEVLPTKKKTEEGGK
- the rpsJ gene encoding 30S ribosomal protein S10; the protein is MAKQKIRIRLKAYDHRILDQSAEKIVETAKRSGANVSGPIPLPTERSVYTILRAVHKYKDSREQFEMRTHKRLIDIISPTPQTVDALMRLDLPSGVDIEIKL
- a CDS encoding 50S ribosomal protein L7ae-like protein, which produces MSYDKVSQANEIIVGTKQSVKALMNNEVKEIIIAEDADYRIIQKVIQTAETQKVPLTTVSSMKKLGKACGIEVGAAAVAIIR
- the rplC gene encoding 50S ribosomal protein L3 produces the protein MTKGILGRKVGMTQVFAENGDLIPVTVIEATPNVVLQKKSVDTDGYNAVQLGFEDKREKLSNKPEKGHVAKANTAPKRFVKELREASLEQIEVGQEVKVDIFTAGEIVDVTGVSKGKGFQGSIKRHGQSRGPMSHGSRYHRRPGSMGPVAPNRVFKNKLLPGRMGGERITVQNLEIVRVDAERNLLLIKGNVPGPKKALITVKSAVKSK
- the rplB gene encoding 50S ribosomal protein L2, whose protein sequence is MAIKKYKPTSNGRRGMTVSDFAEITTDQPEKSLLAPLHKKGGRNNQGKLTVRHQGGGHKRQYRVIDFKRDKDGIPGRVATIEYDPNRSANIALINYVDGEKRYILAPKNLKVGLEIMSGPEADIKVGNALPLLNIPVGTVVHNIELKPGKGGQLVRSAGTSAQVLGKEGKYVLVRLNSGEVRMILATCRATVGQVGNEQHELINIGKAGRSRWLGKRPTVRGSVMNPNDHPHGGGEGRAPIGRKSPMSPWGKPTLGAKTRKKKNKSDKFIVRRRKK
- the rpsG gene encoding 30S ribosomal protein S7; the encoded protein is MPRKGPVAKRDVLPDPIYNSKLVTRLVNRIMIDGKRGKAQSVLYNAFDLIKERSGNDAMEVFEQALKNIMPVLEVKARRVGGANYQVPVEVRPDRRTTLGLRWLVNYARLRGEKTMEERLANEILDAANNTGAAVKKREDTHKMAEANKAFAHYRW
- the rpmC gene encoding 50S ribosomal protein L29, which gives rise to MKANEIRDLTTAEIEQKVKSLKEELFNLRFQLATGQLENTARIREVRKSIARMKTVIRERELAANNR